A part of Streptomyces sp. NBC_00557 genomic DNA contains:
- a CDS encoding ParB/RepB/Spo0J family partition protein has product MADTGKVAFINIKISEIAPNPEQPRKFFSEEAQQELTASIRENGLLQPVVVRPVEGAKVPYMLIAGERRWRSCKAAGLEVIPAKVVEGASEEEAYVLSIAENVNRADMTIMEEAGAYADLKAAGWTPAKIAKQFGKTETHITWRLGLLTLRSEVAEMVDNGQIKNNLAWHIAQLTPANQMVAAMRYVRGDFDSEAEAQHFANGLKLMEQQTSLTNEKAPTAEEQETRKKAKAKAKDGLGKAEEVLIPLLEELAEKKPEDLAVILGDDLSRHVRVVGRLYAKVQMVRNLLSKAQGIQRAMEAEFNKAAVEVQQEAAAKKAEAEAKPEAAEAEKPKAKEAAKPRPTAKKTAARSTTAKPAAPTATTAKVPAPRTAAKKPEVAAK; this is encoded by the coding sequence ATGGCCGACACCGGCAAGGTCGCTTTCATTAACATCAAGATCAGCGAGATCGCCCCCAACCCGGAGCAGCCCCGTAAGTTCTTCTCCGAGGAGGCGCAGCAGGAACTGACCGCCAGCATCAGGGAGAACGGCCTCCTCCAGCCGGTCGTCGTCCGGCCGGTCGAGGGCGCCAAGGTCCCCTACATGCTGATCGCGGGTGAGCGCCGCTGGCGGTCTTGCAAGGCGGCCGGCCTGGAGGTCATCCCGGCCAAGGTGGTCGAGGGCGCCTCCGAGGAGGAGGCGTACGTGCTCAGCATTGCGGAAAACGTGAACCGCGCCGACATGACCATCATGGAAGAGGCCGGCGCGTACGCCGACCTCAAGGCCGCCGGTTGGACCCCGGCGAAGATTGCCAAGCAGTTCGGCAAGACGGAAACCCACATCACCTGGCGGCTCGGCCTGCTCACCCTGCGCTCCGAGGTCGCGGAAATGGTCGACAACGGCCAGATCAAGAACAACCTGGCCTGGCACATCGCCCAGCTCACCCCGGCCAACCAGATGGTGGCTGCCATGCGGTACGTGCGCGGCGACTTCGACAGCGAGGCCGAAGCGCAGCACTTCGCCAACGGGCTCAAGCTGATGGAGCAGCAGACCTCCCTGACCAATGAGAAGGCTCCGACGGCCGAGGAGCAGGAGACGCGGAAGAAGGCCAAGGCCAAGGCGAAGGACGGGCTCGGCAAGGCTGAGGAAGTCCTGATCCCGCTGCTGGAGGAGCTGGCCGAGAAGAAGCCAGAGGACCTGGCGGTCATCCTCGGTGACGATCTCAGCCGCCACGTGCGCGTCGTCGGCCGCCTGTATGCCAAGGTGCAGATGGTGCGGAACCTGCTGAGCAAGGCCCAGGGTATCCAGCGGGCCATGGAGGCGGAGTTCAACAAGGCTGCGGTCGAGGTCCAGCAGGAAGCGGCGGCAAAGAAGGCGGAGGCCGAGGCCAAGCCGGAAGCGGCCGAGGCGGAGAAGCCCAAGGCGAAGGAGGCGGCCAAGCCGCGGCCGACGGCCAAGAAGACGGCTGCGAGGTCCACCACCGCGAAGCCCGCGGCGCCGACGGCTACCACGGCCAAGGTCCCGGCGCCTCGGACGGCCGCCAAGAAGCCCGAAGTGGCAGCGAAGTAG
- a CDS encoding DUF488 family protein encodes MLTLFTNRFQAFQPPQGVPVRITLGAPRFKLPYSLTHSVRELAPRRDYLSSPEPEFIAAYRADLDQLGPERIAARLRQITQAEGDHRLVLLCFEDLAKPGQWCHRRVFAAWWKDATGDDVRELSPMEDDHYQQGTLM; translated from the coding sequence GTGCTCACCCTGTTCACCAACCGGTTCCAGGCGTTCCAGCCCCCGCAGGGAGTGCCGGTGCGCATCACCCTGGGCGCTCCTCGCTTCAAGCTCCCCTACTCCCTCACCCACTCGGTGCGGGAACTCGCGCCGCGTCGTGACTACCTCTCCAGCCCCGAGCCGGAGTTCATCGCGGCCTACCGAGCCGACCTCGATCAGCTCGGGCCTGAACGGATCGCGGCGCGGCTGCGGCAGATCACTCAGGCGGAGGGTGATCACCGTCTGGTTCTGCTCTGCTTCGAGGACCTGGCCAAGCCGGGTCAGTGGTGCCACCGCCGAGTGTTCGCCGCCTGGTGGAAGGACGCCACGGGGGACGACGTGCGAGAGCTGTCCCCGATGGAGGACGACCACTACCAGCAGGGCACCTTGATGTGA
- a CDS encoding putative antirestriction adenine methyltransferase, producing the protein MFQGTIPGPMRSIVRETASQWPSGPMYVPCCGNFTIERSVAGMGFALHSSDVSIYTSAVGRWLTRQPLGIQLREESRDELDWLTDSLDDGVGTVATLMLGTRFLASVGREGLWHERVVRSYREQWKAKHAETVQRLAGSDIELASYEVEDVRSWLQRVPRDAPVCSFPPFYGGGYEKLYEPLEAHFTWDAPEYEPLSDDDVVSVLGAITDRPYWLTASNHDVPELHRYLRGVIKATPRAAPFYVYASQARTRIVAPRQPIEPVKAPRLRQGQELVGPLTLSLLKPGQFNALRSRYLNPKIAPGAANLAVAVKDGKGRVLGVFAMAPSSYTPDEAYVLSDFAVAPTDYPRLSKLIVLAATSAEAQLLCQRAFSRRIRRVSTTAFSNNPVSMKYRGLLKLTKRGPSNEDGWKYQLQYQGAMGEHTLADALEKWAKRWGAPMTKTGV; encoded by the coding sequence ATGTTCCAGGGCACTATCCCAGGCCCCATGCGCTCCATCGTGCGCGAGACCGCCAGCCAATGGCCGAGCGGCCCGATGTACGTCCCGTGCTGCGGCAACTTCACCATCGAGCGCAGCGTGGCCGGCATGGGCTTCGCCCTGCACTCGTCCGACGTGTCCATCTACACCAGCGCGGTCGGCCGGTGGCTCACCCGCCAGCCGCTCGGCATCCAGCTCCGTGAGGAGAGTCGAGACGAACTGGACTGGCTCACCGACTCCTTGGACGACGGTGTCGGTACCGTCGCCACGCTCATGCTCGGCACACGGTTCCTCGCCAGCGTCGGCCGCGAGGGGCTGTGGCACGAACGGGTGGTCCGCTCCTACCGGGAGCAGTGGAAGGCCAAGCACGCGGAGACGGTCCAGCGGCTGGCCGGCTCGGACATCGAACTCGCCTCCTACGAGGTCGAAGACGTGCGCTCGTGGCTCCAGAGGGTGCCTCGCGATGCCCCGGTGTGCTCCTTCCCTCCCTTCTACGGCGGCGGTTACGAGAAGCTGTACGAGCCGCTGGAGGCGCACTTCACCTGGGACGCGCCAGAGTACGAGCCGCTGTCGGATGACGACGTGGTCAGTGTGCTCGGCGCGATCACGGACCGGCCGTACTGGCTGACGGCCTCCAACCACGACGTGCCCGAGCTGCACCGCTACCTGCGCGGTGTGATCAAGGCGACGCCGCGCGCCGCTCCGTTCTACGTGTACGCCAGCCAGGCGAGGACCAGGATTGTCGCCCCGCGCCAGCCGATCGAGCCGGTGAAGGCCCCGCGGCTGCGACAGGGGCAAGAGCTGGTCGGCCCGCTCACCCTGTCGCTGCTGAAGCCGGGCCAGTTCAACGCCCTGCGCTCTCGGTACCTGAATCCGAAGATCGCGCCGGGGGCGGCGAACCTGGCCGTGGCGGTGAAGGACGGCAAGGGCCGCGTGCTCGGCGTGTTCGCGATGGCGCCGAGCTCGTACACGCCGGACGAGGCGTATGTGCTGTCGGACTTCGCGGTCGCGCCGACCGACTACCCCCGGCTGTCGAAGCTGATCGTTCTCGCGGCCACTAGCGCCGAGGCGCAGCTGCTGTGCCAGCGGGCGTTCTCGCGGCGGATCCGGCGGGTGTCCACGACGGCGTTCAGCAACAACCCGGTGTCGATGAAGTACCGCGGGCTGCTCAAGCTGACCAAGCGCGGCCCGTCGAACGAGGACGGCTGGAAGTACCAGCTCCAGTACCAAGGGGCGATGGGCGAGCACACGCTGGCCGACGCCCTTGAGAAGTGGGCGAAGCGGTGGGGCGCCCCGATGACCAAGACGGGAGTCTGA